A part of Capsicum annuum cultivar UCD-10X-F1 chromosome 6, UCD10Xv1.1, whole genome shotgun sequence genomic DNA contains:
- the LOC107873392 gene encoding protein SRC2 homolog, with product MESPYEVEVKITSAKDLKSVNWRYGPLKPYAVVWVNPNAKCSTKVDEEGDTSPYWNEKLVVPLNSQIEDSTLYIDIVHANAEEDTKPLIGSAKIPLIEVVDDVGIGGELERTIQLKRPSGRPQGKVEVQVTVREPHYRARDAYYAPPYGVPPPSQPYNYGGGYGAPYSAPPPPPYGQGGYGQSAYGVGGYGQPATPSYGQPAYGEGSYGQPGVGYGYEEEKKKSKFGMGTGLAVGAVAGALGGLAIAEGIDHLEDKIAEDAAEKVEEDLADDDGDYGGDDF from the coding sequence ATGGAATCCCCATACGAAGTTGAAGTAAAAATAACATCAGCCAAGGATTTGAAGAGCGTCAACTGGCGTTACGGTCCCCTGAAACCCTACGCAGTTGTCTGGGTTAATCCCAATGCTAAATGCTCCACTAAGGTCGACGAAGAAGGCGATACTTCACCTTATTGGAACGAAAAACTCGTCGTTCCTTTGAATTCTCAGATTGAAGATTCCACCTTGTACATCGACATCGTTCATGCTAATGCAGAAGAAGACACCAAGCCTCTCATCGGATCCGCTAAGATTCCTCTTATAGAAGTCGTCGATgatgttggcataggcggtgaGCTGGAGCGTACCATCCAGCTCAAACGCCCTTCTGGCCGTCCTCAAGGAAAGGTAGAAGTACAGGTTACTGTACGGGAGCCACACTACCGTGCACGAGATGCGTATTACGCACCTCCGTACGGTGTGCCACCTCCTTCCCAACCCTATAATTACGGCGGAGGTTATGGTGCTCCTTACAGCGCCCCACCACCTCCGCCTTACGGTCAGGGAGGCTATGGGCAGTCAGCATACGGAGTGGGAGGCTACGGGCAGCCGGCTACGCCGAGTTACGGGCAGCCAGCATACGGGGAGGGAAGCTACGGGCAGCCAGGTGTAGGGTATGGTTacgaagaggagaagaagaagagcaagTTTGGAATGGGGACAGGATTAGCTGTGGGTGCAGTAGCAGGGGCATTAGGTGGACTGGCGATAGCAGAGGGTATTGATCATTTGGAGGACAAAATCGCTGAAGACGCAGCTgagaaagttgaggaagatctCGCCGACGATGATGGTGATTACGGCGGAGACGACTTTTAA